The sequence ACAACTCAAATCCGTCATAGAGTTTATTGATGACGCCCCCTTATTGCCAGAATCGCTTTATAAATTAACCCTCTGGGCCGCAAGATATTACTTTTGCAGCCAAGGACAAATGCTCACGCAAGCCTTGCCGGTGGCACTGCGCAAGGGCTTAGATGCCGCACCACAAAAAATCCAATACTGGCAAATCACTACAATAGGCAGCAATATTGCGCCAGAAACATTAAAGCGCGCGCCCGCTCAAAAAAAATTACTCGAGCATTTAAAGCAAACCAGTCTCACACAGGAAGAAGTCATCAGCTTAGAGCTGAATAAGACCGCGCTCAAAACCTTAGAAGAGAAAGGCTGGATTGCCCAGCACGAAAAAATCGCGCAGCTCAATCTCGATTGGCGCAGCCAACTCGAACTCGATGAAACGCCTCACAGGCTAAATAAAGAGCAAGCCGTCGCCGTGACGGTATTAACGCAGCAGCAAGGATACCACTGTACTCTGCTCGAAGGCATTACCGGTTCGGGTAAAACCGAAGTCTATTTAGCCTTGCTCGAACATATTCTTAAGCAAGGTAAGCAAGCACTTATTCTTGTACCTGAAATTGGCCTCACCCCGCAAACCATCAATCGCTTTAAGCGCCGTTTTCGGGTGAATGTTGCCGTGCTGCACTCGGGTTTAACCGACAATCAGCGCCTCGAAGCCTGGCGCCAAGCCCGTTGCGGCCAAGCTGCCATTATTATTGGCACTCGCTCCGCGTTGTTTACGCCGATGGCATTTCCTGGCGTCATCATCCTCGACGAAGAACACGACAGTAGCTTTAAACAGCAAGAAGGTGTTGGCTATCACGCCCGCGACTTAGCAGTGATGCGCGGGCATTTAGAATCGATCCCTGTGGTTTTAGGCTCAGCAACACCGTCATTAGAAAGCCTGCAAAATGCACTCAGTGGCCGCTATCATCATCTGCAACTCGGTGAACGGGCTGGCAATGCTAAAAAAGTACGCCAAGGCATTATCGATATTAAAAACCTGCCGCTCAAAGCGGGCATGTCGGCGCCACTGATCAATGAAATCCGCAGCCATTTGGATGCCGGAAATCAAGTATTACTATTTTTAAACCGCCGCGGCTTTGCGCCAGCACTGCTCTGCCACGAGTGTGGGCACTTACATGAATGCGACCGCTGCGATGCATTTTTTACTGTGCATCAATCCTTAGGCGAGATCCGTTGCCACCACTGCGGTAATCAATATGCCATTCCAAGGCAGTGTCACAATTGCGGCAGTACCATGTTGATGGGACAAGGTATTGGTACCGAGCAGCTCGCCGAAGCACTGCAATTAGAGTTTCCAAAATATCCAGTGGTGCGTATCGATCGCGATACCACTCGCCTTAAAGGTTCACTTGAAAGCCATTTAAGTGCGATTCATAAGGGCGAGTATAAGATCCTCGTCGGTACCCAAATGCTGGCCAAGGGGCACCACTTTCCAGATGTCACCTTAGTGGGATTACTTGATGTTGATGGCGCACTCTTTAGCGCCGATTTTAGGGCGCCAGAGCGCTTCGGCCAGCTTTATACCCAAGTCGCAGGCCGCGCAGGGCGGGCCAATAAACTCGGTACCGTACTATTGCAAACTCACCAGAGCGATAACCCGATCCTTAGGGATTTACTCCACCGAGGTTATGGTGAGTTTGCCCGCAGCCAATTAAAAGAACGGCAAATGGCGCTCTTACCACCCGCTTGGCATATGGTACTGGTGCGCGCCGAGGCCCATTCTGCCTTAGATGCTGACAATTTTCTTAATTCGTTTGCATCCTTGCTGCCCCAAGATAAAGAGTTTGAGATTATCGGCCCTATGCCCGCGCCACTCGATCGAAAAGCAGGTAAGTTCCGCCGCCAGTTGATGTTTCAGGCCAAGCACAGACATAGGTTGCAGCAGGAGTTTGAGCGTATTTATCCGCTTGTGGAACAACTGCCCGAAGCCAAACGCTGCCGCTGGAGCTTAGATAGGGATCCGCAGGATCTGTTGTGATTCAATAATTTGATAAAAAATCATCGGGAAGATAGCAATTAGTCATCACAAACGGCTAAAATACGCGGTTATTCCCTGTATTCACTCTTAAAGTTAGTAGCTAATTAATCCATGAAATCACATATCCAATCATTACTTGAACAAACTATCGAATCCTTTAAACAACAAGGTATTTTACCTGCGGATTTTGAGGCCCGAATTCAAGTAGATCGAACCAAGGATAAGAGCCATGGTGACTTGGCAACCAACGTAGCCATGATGCTAACCAAAGCGGCGGGTAAAAATCCGCGCGAATTAGCGCAGTTGATCATCGACAACCTTCCCGCCTCCGCTTATGTGGCAAAAGTTGAAATCGCAGGCCCAGGTTTTATCAACTTTTTCATCGATGACAGCGCACTCGCTAACCAGTTACAAGCCGCCATTGGCGATGAGCATTTAGGGATTAAACTGCCCGCGCCACAAACTGTTGTGGTGGATTATTCCTCACCAAACCTCGCCAAAGAGATGCACGTGGGTCACCTGCGTTCAACCATCATTGGCGATAGCGTGGTTCGCACCCTCGAGTTTTTAGGTCACAAAGTCATCCGTCAAAACCATGTAGGCGACTGGGGCACCCAATTTGGTATGTTGCTGGCTTACATGGAAGAATTACGTGCAGCCAATGGCGAGCAAGCCCAATTAGAGTTATCGGATCTGGAAACCTTCTACCGCGCCGCCAAACTGCGTTTTGACGAGTCTGCCGAATTTGCTACCCGCGCCCGTCAGCTCGTGGTTGCACTGCAATCAGGTGATGAGTACTGCAACAAACTGTGGCGCGAATTTAACGATATTTCGCTAAGCCACTGCCATGAAGTGTACGAGCGTTTAGGTGTGAGTTTAACCCGCGCCGATGTCCACGGTGAAAGCGCCTATAACGCCGATTTAGAGCAAGTCGTTAACGATTTAGCTGCCAAAGGTTTATTGACTGAAAGCAACGGCGCCAAAGTGGTATTCCAAGAAGAATTCCGCACTAAAGAAGGCGAGCCACTGCCGGTTATCATTCAAAAAGCCGATGGTGGTTACCTGTACGCCACAACCGACTTAGCAGCTATGCGTTACCGCTCAAACGTGCTCAAGGCTGACCGCGTGCTGTATTTTGTTGATTTACGCCAAGCGCTGCACTTCCAGCAAGTATTTAGCCTCGCCAAACTGGCCAAGTTTGTCCGCGAGGATATGTCACTTGAGCACTTAGGCTTTGGCACCATGAATGGCGAAGATGGTCGTCCATTTAAAACCCGCACTGGTGGCGTGGTGAAATTAGTTGATCTGCTCGACGAAGCCAACACCCGCGCGCTGGAATTAGTTCGCAGCAAGAATCCAGATATGGATGAAGCGACACTTGCTGAAATCGCCCGCGTAGTCGGGATCAGCGCAGTGAAATATGCTGATCTGTCGAAAAACCGCACCAGCGATTACATCTTCAGCTTCGAGCAAATGCTGAGCTTTGAAGGCAATACCGCGCCTTACCTGTTGTACGCATACACTCGCGTAGCGGGCATCTTCAAGCGTGCGACCGATGTTGACTTAAGCCAAGCCAAAATCGTACTCGAACACGAAAAAGAGAAAGATCTAGGCAACAAACTGGCGCAGTTTGGTGAAATCCTAAGCCGTGTTGTCGACAAGGGCCAACCACATGTGCTCTGCGGCTACCTCTATGAATTAGCAGGTGCTTTCTCTAGCTTCTATGAGGCCTGCCCTGTGCTTGCTGCCGATAATGATGAACAAAAACACAGTCGTTTACTGCTGTCACAACTGACGGCGAGCACTCTGCAAAAAGGCCTAAATCTACTAGGTATCGAAACCCTAGAACGGATGTAAGCCATGAGCAATCGTGACTATGCCAACAGAAGACCGCAATCGGGCGCAAAACCGCGCCCCATTCGCGCGACACGAGCGAAGCCTGCGGCTAAAAAGGCCCCGCCTCGCCGTAAGCTTCCAATTCCTCTGATCCTGTTTGCCTTTGTAGCAGTAGGCAGTTTTGGGTATTTTCTGTGGAGCATTAAAGACACAGCTAAGCAGGAAGCGCCTGTTGAAGTCAAAACCGAAAAAGAGGTGAAGCCAAAAGAACCTGCAGCGCTCCTTACACCAAAGGTGAAAGAGACTGAACGCCAAGAGGTCGCCGTCGTCGCTCCGGTAGAAGAACTACCTGTTGTTGAAGCGCCGAAGAAAGATCCTAATGCCTTGCCGCCAAAACCGAAGGAAGAATGGACCTATCTGGATGAGCTTGAAAACAAGCACGTCGAAGTGGATATTCCCGACGTTGTAGCAACCCGAGCACCCCAGCAATATCAATTACAGTGTGCCTCGTTCCGCCAAGAGTCGCAGGCGAATCAGATGAAAGCTGTGATTGCCTTCCAAGGATTAGAAGCGCAGGTAAGACAGATTGAAGGCACCTCAGGTACGTGGTACAAGGTGATTTTAGGTCCTTACGAACGTAAGCGTGATGCCGAGCGTAAACGCCATGTCTTGCAAAACGCTGGGATAAATGGCTGTCAATTGTTGC comes from Shewanella oneidensis MR-1 and encodes:
- the priA gene encoding primosomal protein N', giving the protein MSLFVEVALPVPMRQNFTYRVKTNEQNDDSPQAKPQIGVRVKVPFGRQQLIGLVTAITDSCDLAPTQLKSVIEFIDDAPLLPESLYKLTLWAARYYFCSQGQMLTQALPVALRKGLDAAPQKIQYWQITTIGSNIAPETLKRAPAQKKLLEHLKQTSLTQEEVISLELNKTALKTLEEKGWIAQHEKIAQLNLDWRSQLELDETPHRLNKEQAVAVTVLTQQQGYHCTLLEGITGSGKTEVYLALLEHILKQGKQALILVPEIGLTPQTINRFKRRFRVNVAVLHSGLTDNQRLEAWRQARCGQAAIIIGTRSALFTPMAFPGVIILDEEHDSSFKQQEGVGYHARDLAVMRGHLESIPVVLGSATPSLESLQNALSGRYHHLQLGERAGNAKKVRQGIIDIKNLPLKAGMSAPLINEIRSHLDAGNQVLLFLNRRGFAPALLCHECGHLHECDRCDAFFTVHQSLGEIRCHHCGNQYAIPRQCHNCGSTMLMGQGIGTEQLAEALQLEFPKYPVVRIDRDTTRLKGSLESHLSAIHKGEYKILVGTQMLAKGHHFPDVTLVGLLDVDGALFSADFRAPERFGQLYTQVAGRAGRANKLGTVLLQTHQSDNPILRDLLHRGYGEFARSQLKERQMALLPPAWHMVLVRAEAHSALDADNFLNSFASLLPQDKEFEIIGPMPAPLDRKAGKFRRQLMFQAKHRHRLQQEFERIYPLVEQLPEAKRCRWSLDRDPQDLL
- the argS gene encoding arginine--tRNA ligase, with translation MKSHIQSLLEQTIESFKQQGILPADFEARIQVDRTKDKSHGDLATNVAMMLTKAAGKNPRELAQLIIDNLPASAYVAKVEIAGPGFINFFIDDSALANQLQAAIGDEHLGIKLPAPQTVVVDYSSPNLAKEMHVGHLRSTIIGDSVVRTLEFLGHKVIRQNHVGDWGTQFGMLLAYMEELRAANGEQAQLELSDLETFYRAAKLRFDESAEFATRARQLVVALQSGDEYCNKLWREFNDISLSHCHEVYERLGVSLTRADVHGESAYNADLEQVVNDLAAKGLLTESNGAKVVFQEEFRTKEGEPLPVIIQKADGGYLYATTDLAAMRYRSNVLKADRVLYFVDLRQALHFQQVFSLAKLAKFVREDMSLEHLGFGTMNGEDGRPFKTRTGGVVKLVDLLDEANTRALELVRSKNPDMDEATLAEIARVVGISAVKYADLSKNRTSDYIFSFEQMLSFEGNTAPYLLYAYTRVAGIFKRATDVDLSQAKIVLEHEKEKDLGNKLAQFGEILSRVVDKGQPHVLCGYLYELAGAFSSFYEACPVLAADNDEQKHSRLLLSQLTASTLQKGLNLLGIETLERM
- a CDS encoding SPOR domain-containing protein: MSNRDYANRRPQSGAKPRPIRATRAKPAAKKAPPRRKLPIPLILFAFVAVGSFGYFLWSIKDTAKQEAPVEVKTEKEVKPKEPAALLTPKVKETERQEVAVVAPVEELPVVEAPKKDPNALPPKPKEEWTYLDELENKHVEVDIPDVVATRAPQQYQLQCASFRQESQANQMKAVIAFQGLEAQVRQIEGTSGTWYKVILGPYERKRDAERKRHVLQNAGINGCQLLPIPK